One segment of Paenibacillus sp. FSL R7-0337 DNA contains the following:
- the cysS gene encoding cysteine--tRNA ligase — protein MALHIYNTMTRTKEEFVPQETDKVKMYVCGPTVYGYMHIGNARPVIVFDMVRNYLEALGNEVRYLTNFTDVDDKMIRKAEELNITVAEVAEMFIAAYQEDLAGLGVKPATMNPRVTESMDTIIEFIKELEDKGYAYENGGDVYYRTGKFANYGKLSRQNLEELRFGIRVEVDSRKENQEDFVLWKAAKPGEVHWSSPWGEGRPGWHIECSAMVREYLGTTIDIHGGGEDLKFPHHECECAQTEALTGEPLSNYWMHNAFLNIGDEKMSKSLGNGLLVKDIRARFKQGAIRYFMLSSHYRNPLNFTEEALLSAEKSVERIALAEGNVKHRLELAAQGAEGEASPQVTERLAATLSNFHARMQDDFNTPDAITAVFDWVSLANLTLADHEANPADFAALLKAFAEMNAVLRLTVEAEEEVASEEVERLIAERAEARKNKNWSRSDEIRDELNALGILLEDTPQGMRWRRK, from the coding sequence ATGGCTTTGCATATTTACAACACAATGACGCGCACAAAGGAAGAATTTGTACCGCAGGAGACGGATAAGGTGAAGATGTATGTCTGCGGACCCACGGTCTACGGCTATATGCATATCGGGAATGCAAGACCGGTCATTGTTTTTGACATGGTGCGCAACTACCTGGAGGCGCTTGGGAATGAGGTCCGCTATCTGACAAATTTCACCGATGTGGATGATAAAATGATCCGCAAGGCGGAGGAGCTGAACATCACCGTAGCCGAGGTAGCCGAAATGTTCATCGCCGCCTACCAGGAGGATCTGGCCGGGCTTGGCGTGAAGCCGGCGACGATGAATCCGCGCGTTACGGAGAGCATGGACACGATTATCGAGTTCATTAAGGAGCTTGAAGACAAAGGCTACGCGTATGAGAACGGTGGCGATGTATATTATCGTACCGGCAAATTTGCCAATTATGGCAAGCTGTCCCGCCAGAATCTGGAAGAGCTGCGCTTCGGTATCCGTGTCGAGGTGGATTCGCGCAAGGAGAACCAGGAGGATTTCGTACTCTGGAAGGCAGCCAAGCCGGGCGAAGTGCACTGGTCCAGTCCATGGGGAGAAGGCCGTCCCGGCTGGCATATTGAGTGTTCGGCGATGGTGCGCGAATATTTAGGTACGACGATTGACATTCACGGCGGCGGTGAGGATTTGAAATTCCCGCATCATGAATGCGAATGTGCCCAGACCGAAGCGCTGACGGGGGAGCCGCTGTCGAATTACTGGATGCATAATGCTTTTCTGAATATCGGCGACGAGAAAATGTCAAAGTCGCTGGGAAATGGACTCCTTGTGAAGGATATCCGTGCCCGCTTTAAGCAGGGGGCTATACGTTACTTCATGCTTTCCAGCCATTACCGCAATCCGCTGAACTTCACCGAGGAAGCACTGCTGTCTGCTGAGAAAAGCGTAGAGCGGATCGCTCTGGCCGAAGGCAATGTGAAGCATCGCCTTGAATTGGCGGCGCAGGGGGCAGAAGGTGAGGCAAGTCCGCAGGTTACGGAGCGTCTGGCCGCTACCCTTAGCAACTTCCATGCCCGGATGCAGGATGATTTCAATACACCGGATGCCATTACTGCGGTATTTGACTGGGTGAGCCTGGCGAACCTTACGCTTGCTGATCATGAGGCGAATCCGGCTGACTTCGCCGCATTACTGAAGGCTTTTGCCGAGATGAACGCTGTACTACGCCTCACGGTAGAGGCTGAGGAAGAAGTGGCGAGCGAAGAGGTAGAACGCCTGATTGCGGAGCGTGCGGAAGCGCGCAAGAACAAGAACTGGAGCCGGTCGGATGAAATCCGCGATGAGCTGAATGCGCTGGGGATTCTGCTGGAAGATACTCCACAGGGAATGCGGTGGCGGCGTAAATGA